The DNA segment TAATTGACACTGAAGTTGGATATGCAAATGGTAGACGTAAAAATCCTACTTATGAACAAGTATGTACAGGTACTACTGGCCATTCAGAAGCTGTTAAGGTAGAATATGATCAGAATAGTCTATCTTTATACTCTCTTTTAAAGAAATTTTTTAGTATTATTGATCCAACAATTGAAAATAGACAAGGTCCTGACAGAGGTACTCAATATAGAACTGGAATTTATTATATAAATGAAAATGATAAAGATACTATTTTAAAAGTAGTTCAAGAGGAACAAAAAAAGTACGATAAAAAAATTGTAACGGAAATAGAACCTCTAAATTCATTTTTTGAAGCTGAAGAATATCATCAAGATTATTTGAAAAAAAACCCTAATGGTTATTGTCATATAGATTTAAGCTAAAATATGGCTTGTACTTAAGTACAAGCCATATTTAAAATTTATCCTTTTAATTTTTTTGTTATTTCAGCTATATGTCTACCTTGAAACTTAGCTCCTTCTATATCTACATCTGTAGGTGATAATCCACCATCTCCTCCTGCTATAGTAGATGCTCCATAAGGAGTTCCTCCAGATAGTT comes from the Senegalia massiliensis genome and includes:
- the msrA gene encoding peptide-methionine (S)-S-oxide reductase MsrA; the encoded protein is MKKIVLAGGCFWGVEEYISRINGVIDTEVGYANGRRKNPTYEQVCTGTTGHSEAVKVEYDQNSLSLYSLLKKFFSIIDPTIENRQGPDRGTQYRTGIYYINENDKDTILKVVQEEQKKYDKKIVTEIEPLNSFFEAEEYHQDYLKKNPNGYCHIDLS